Proteins found in one Maridesulfovibrio sp. genomic segment:
- a CDS encoding AraC family transcriptional regulator yields the protein MLTIPRFIKKSPEFADITVDGITFVQFQSRRSEVRHEVCVSKHSLVFVLEGTKYIHSSDGDMVIHKGEAFFCRKGCHLMSEMIPENGGTFDTALIFFDDNMFADFIDRLPLATSGVAEPDCAAFRIKISEQVGIYLSSMLSLFESPLGQDDGFLRLKIQELLHYVFTTPGNDEFVRFLLSCRNSGSVDLSVVMEKYFNKNISLDAMAELSGRSLSSFKREFKKTFNTTPARWIRKRRMSWAEQLIRNSGKSITEISYESGYESLSHFSSLFRKNYGVTPREYRAELNSAKSGL from the coding sequence ATGCTTACAATCCCCCGTTTTATTAAAAAATCTCCAGAATTCGCAGATATCACTGTGGATGGAATTACTTTTGTGCAATTCCAGAGTCGACGATCCGAGGTCCGTCACGAGGTCTGCGTGTCCAAGCATTCACTCGTTTTCGTACTTGAAGGGACCAAGTATATTCATTCCAGTGACGGGGATATGGTTATCCATAAGGGCGAAGCATTTTTCTGCCGTAAGGGATGTCATCTAATGTCCGAGATGATTCCCGAAAACGGGGGGACATTCGATACCGCACTTATCTTTTTTGACGATAATATGTTTGCCGATTTTATTGACCGCCTTCCCCTCGCCACAAGCGGGGTGGCGGAACCGGACTGTGCCGCCTTTCGCATAAAAATTTCCGAACAGGTCGGCATTTATCTTTCCTCGATGCTGTCCTTATTCGAGTCTCCTTTGGGGCAGGATGATGGATTCTTAAGGCTCAAGATTCAGGAATTACTGCATTACGTATTTACTACGCCGGGAAATGATGAGTTTGTCCGGTTTCTTCTTTCATGCAGAAATTCCGGCAGTGTAGATTTATCTGTGGTTATGGAGAAGTATTTTAACAAAAATATCAGCCTCGATGCCATGGCGGAACTCTCCGGGCGCAGCCTTTCTTCATTCAAACGGGAATTTAAAAAAACATTTAATACTACCCCGGCGCGCTGGATTCGCAAGCGCCGCATGTCCTGGGCGGAGCAGCTTATCCGCAATTCCGGCAAGAGTATTACCGAGATTTCTTATGAATCCGGGTACGAAAGTCTTTCCCATTTCAGCTCTCTGTTCCGTAAAAATTACGGAGTCACTCCCCGTGAATATCGCGCTGAACTGAATTCAGCAAAGTCTGGCCTATAA
- a CDS encoding AraC family transcriptional regulator, translating into MSSLLQPYNERMMRVLLYIQQNLDGDLSPETLAEQACFSVVHFHRIFKGMIGENLKEHVRRLRLERAAYKLCYTELSVMDIALEAGFESSETFSRAFKKRFHLSPSGFRDNTRTMFIPGNTDTIHYTPQPDIKNFRLDNAANDGKVEIRTRPETHLAFIRHIGSYFSVTKAWEKLCSWGFENGLLSTETEFLGLCYDDPDITPQEKIRYDACFSISHEIDTPSGIGTQILPGGKFAVTTHYGPYEELHSAYKDLYGKWLPGSAYQPRDIVPSFEKYIKAPPDVPSEEAVTELWLAVY; encoded by the coding sequence ATGTCATCACTATTACAACCATATAACGAACGGATGATGAGAGTACTGCTCTACATTCAGCAAAATCTTGACGGAGACCTTTCACCGGAAACTCTCGCTGAACAGGCTTGTTTTTCAGTGGTTCATTTCCATCGTATTTTTAAGGGTATGATAGGTGAGAACTTGAAGGAGCATGTACGCCGCTTACGATTGGAACGTGCGGCCTATAAGCTTTGCTACACGGAACTATCTGTTATGGATATTGCGCTTGAAGCCGGATTTGAATCATCGGAAACATTCAGCCGGGCTTTCAAAAAAAGATTTCACCTTTCTCCCAGCGGTTTTCGCGATAATACGCGGACCATGTTCATTCCCGGTAATACTGATACAATTCACTACACCCCGCAACCGGACATAAAAAATTTCAGATTAGATAATGCTGCAAATGACGGTAAAGTGGAGATTCGCACTCGTCCTGAAACTCATCTGGCTTTTATCCGTCATATTGGATCATACTTTAGTGTTACAAAAGCATGGGAAAAATTATGTAGCTGGGGTTTTGAAAACGGTTTACTTTCTACCGAAACAGAGTTTCTGGGACTTTGCTACGATGATCCGGACATTACCCCGCAAGAAAAAATTCGCTATGATGCTTGTTTCAGCATTAGTCATGAGATTGACACGCCTTCGGGAATAGGAACTCAAATTCTTCCAGGCGGTAAATTTGCGGTCACAACCCATTATGGACCATATGAAGAGCTGCATTCCGCGTACAAAGATTTATATGGAAAATGGCTGCCCGGTAGTGCTTACCAACCGAGAGATATTGTACCTTCGTTTGAAAAATACATAAAGGCTCCACCGGACGTTCCGTCTGAAGAAGCGGTTACGGAACTTTGGTTGGCCGTCTATTAA
- a CDS encoding GyrI-like domain-containing protein, which produces MDVKIWTLDPAKMAYTEHVGPYEEVGNAWEILCKWAGPAGIFDETTKFYGVYYDDPNEISAEKLRSEACITVPSATNAPAEIKFKDFPGGRYAVTTHLGPYEGLGKSWSQFYEEWLPTSEENHADAPCYEQYMNNPKTTKPEQLVTLLLMPLK; this is translated from the coding sequence ATGGACGTTAAAATCTGGACCCTTGATCCTGCAAAAATGGCCTATACAGAACATGTCGGACCATATGAAGAAGTTGGGAATGCTTGGGAAATTCTCTGTAAATGGGCAGGACCGGCCGGTATCTTTGATGAAACAACCAAATTTTACGGCGTTTACTATGATGACCCCAACGAAATTTCGGCAGAAAAGCTGCGCTCAGAAGCCTGCATAACTGTACCAAGCGCAACCAACGCCCCTGCGGAAATTAAATTCAAGGACTTTCCCGGCGGACGTTACGCTGTTACAACTCATCTTGGTCCATATGAAGGACTGGGCAAATCATGGTCGCAATTCTATGAAGAATGGCTCCCCACAAGCGAAGAAAATCACGCAGACGCACCATGTTATGAACAGTATATGAATAACCCCAAGACAACAAAACCCGAACAATTGGTTACTTTGTTACTCATGCCGCTTAAATAG